CGCCGCCAATGTAGCAGAGGTTGGGCAGCAGAATTTCCTGGTACAGGGGCCGCAGCACCACGTTGGGGCTGAACTGCTCGGGGTGTTCCCGCACCAGCGCCAACAGCTCTTCCTGGGTATGGCAGCGGCCGGTGTTGCGCACCATCATCTGGGCGCAGTCCTGAGCGGCATCGTACTCCAGCCGCTCGCGCTTGCCGGTATCGGTCAGGAAGAACAGGTTTAGCGGGCGCGAGTAGATCTGGGGTTTGTAGCCGGCGGCTTCCAGCTGCGCATTGGCGGCCTGCACGGCGCGGTTAGAGGCCTGCTCCCGGATTTCCTTTTCCAGCACCGGCACCAGCGCCTGCTTTAAGGCAGGCATATCTCCATCAACGCTTACCAAACCCAGCTCGCCAAACAAATCATGCGTGAGCTTGCGCGTGGCTTCCGTCAGAGTGGCTGATTGCTCATATGCCTCGCGGAACACCGCCGGCACATCAGCCGGCAGCTGGTCCAGCAGTTCCTCTTTGAGGCCCGCCAACGGCAGACGACCTACCGGCCCGCCGGTTTCGGCGGCGTTCCACTGGTATTTCTTGCCAAACAGATTAATATGGTTGATTTCGGCGAAATCGTGGTCTTCGGTGGCCATCCAGTACACCGGCACAAAATCGTACTGCGGGTACTTTTCCTTCAGCTGGCGCGCCAGCTTCACCGCCGATACAATCTTGTAAATGAAGTATAGCGGCCCGGTAAGCAGGTTAAGCTGGTGGCCGGTAGTGATGGTGAAGGTGGTTTCCCGGGCCAGCAGCTCCAGATTGGCCTGCACGGCCGGGTGCACGGTGGGCAGCGTGGCATACTGCTCGCGCAGGGCCGCTACCAGCCGTTGCCGGGCTTCGGGCGAGTAGGAAGCGCGCTTCTCTTCTATCTGAGCGGCAAATTCGTCCAGCTGCGGAAAGCGGTGATAGAAGGGCTCCAGCGCTTCGTGGCGAGCCAGGTAATCAGTCAGCAGGGAGGAAAACGCGCCAGTAGCGGCGTAACTAAGGGTCGTAACAGACATACGCGGGGAAAATATTCGGCTATAACCACTCAGCCGCCATAAAGTAACTGGGTATTTTTTTGGCGGCCTATTTTTAGCTTTTGGCCGATGGCTGTTGGCTAATGGCTTATTCCTGGAATGAGACTTTGCGCTATACCGCCCAAAAACGCATTTCCAGGGAAATACGCGTCTCGTCCGGGTTCAGGTTCACGGCCCCGCCGTGCAGCAGATACGGCGAAAACAGCAGCACTTCCTCCGGGCCGGGGTTAGGCCGAATGATTTCCAGCGGCTCGGCCGCGCCGGTTACGGCGGGCACGGTGAAGGACACGCCGTTGTACACGGCCCCGCCGCGGGTACGCTCCGTGCGGTTCTCCGGCCACCAGTGGCTGCCCGGCACCAGCGTCAGGGAGGAATCCGGGGTGCTGCCCGTTACGGGCACGTAAATATTGAGGCAGTCCCGGTAATCCGGGAGCCACACGTCGCGGTGCAGGGGGTTGTTGTCGGCGCGGTTGGGGCGCACAATGCGCAGGTGAAAAAACCGCTCCCCGTCCCAGGGGTTCAGCGCCCGCACCGGTCGGCCGCACAGCTCCGAGACGCGCGCTTCCAGCAAAGCAGCCAGCACGGGCAGGTGCTCCTGCCGGTATTCTTTGGTTTGGTTGATGACGGCCAGGTGCAGGTCCCGGTCATCCCCGACAATCTGATGATACTGATTGACCGGAAAATCCGGTGCTACCGGCCGGCCGGCGTTAGCCAGCGCCTCACGCACCAAGGCTTCCAGCCCTTGCTGCAATTGGCGTTGCTCATCAGCAGAAAGAAACGGAGCCACGGTGTAGCCCTGCGCGGCCCAGGCAGTGCCGGCGGTTAGGTCAACGGCATCGGCCAGCAGCACCTGCGCCTGCTGGGGGCCGGTTTCGCCTTCAATCCGATATTCTACCTCCCGCTGGTTGATCTGCGCTTTCATGGCCGCAAGCTAAACAGTAATCCACTGGTCGAAAATGAAAAACGTCATGTCGAGCGGAGTCGAGACATCTCGCGTGCTATGTAGTACTATTCACCACACTAGCGAGATGTCTCGACTCCGCTCGACATGACGTTCTTTTCTATTCGTTCTTTTATACGCTTAGCGCTTAGCGCACCAGCTCGCCGTAAAGGTCGAAGTCGGAGGCTTCGTTGATTTTCACGGTGGCGAAGTCGCCGAGGCGCACGTGGGTGTCTTTGTCGGCGGGCACCAGCACTTCGTTGTCCACTTCCGGCGAGTCAAACTCGGTGCGACCCACAAAGTAGCCGCTTTCTTTGCGGTCGAAGAGCACTTTGTAGGTCTGGCCGACCTTCTGCTCGTTCAGCTCCATGGAAATGCCCTGCTGCAGCTCCATGATCTGGTCGGCGCGGTCCTGCTTTACGTCGGCGGGCACGTTGTCTTCCAGGGTGTAGGAGTGCGTGTTATCCTCGTGCGAGTAGGTGAAGATGCCCAGCCGGTCGAAGCGGGTTTCCTCCACAAAGTTGTAGAGGTCTTCGAAGTCCTGCTGCGTCTCGCCGGGGTGGCCGGAGATGAGCGTGGTGCGCAGCGCAATGCCCGGCACACGCTGCCGAATGGTGTCCACCAGCTCCACGGTGCGGCGCTTGCTGATGCCGCGGCGCATGGTTTTCAGCATGTTATCGGAAATATGCTGCAGGGGCATATCCAGGTATTTGCAGATGTTGCTGCGCTCGTTCATCACGTCCAGCGCATCCAGCGGGAACTGCGAAGGGTAGGCGTACTGCATCCGGATCCAGTCGATGCCGTTCACGTCGGAGAGGTTGCGGAGCAGGTCGGCCAGCTTCCGCTCGCCGTAGTGCTGCAGGCCATAGTAAGTCAGGTCCTGGGCAATGAGAATCAGCTCCTTGGTGCCCATGCTGGCCAGGCGCTTAGCTTCCTTCACCAAGTCCTCAATGGGGCGGTCCATGTGCTTGCCGCGCATCAGCGGGATGGCGCAGAACGAGCAGGGCCGGTTGCAGCCTTCGGCAATCTTGAAGTAGGCGTAGTGCTTGGGCGTGGTCAGCAGCCGCTCCCCTACCAGCTCGTGCATGTAGTCGGCTTCCAGGGTTTTCAGCAGTTGGGGCAATTCCAGGGTACCAAAAAAGGCATCTACCTGCGGAATTTCCACCTCCAGATCGTCCTTGTAGCGCTGGGAAAGGCAGCCCGTTACGTAGAGCTTCTCAAGCTTCCCGGCCTCTTTTTCGTCGGCGTAGCGCAGGATGGTGTCAATACTTTCCTGCTTGGCATTATCAATGAAGCCGCAAGTATTGATGATGACGATGTTGGCGTCGCTCTTTTCGGCTTCGTGCGTCACCTCAAACTGGTTGGCGCGCAATTGGCCCATCAGCACTTCCGAGTCCACGACGTTTTTGGAGCAGCCGAGGGTAATGACGTTTACTTTATTGGCCTGCTGGCTTCTGACTTTCATGCTGGATTGATTGGCGGGCGGCCGGGCAATTTCTTATGAGTGAGAAACTTGCCCGCTACGGCCCGCGGCGAATTTCGGACCGCAAAGGTACGAATGAGGCAACGCCTTTTCCTACCCGAAAGGTTTCTTTGTAGCGTATGGACCAATGTAAAACTGTCATTCCGAGCAGCGCGAGGAATCTGGACACCTAACTTGCGGTAACTCCAGATTCCTCGCGCTGCTCGGAATGACAGTTTGATGGCTGTTTATTTCTACTTCTTAAACAGCGAGTTGACGAACGTGTGCCGGTCAAACAGCTGCAGATCCGTCATCTTCTCGCCTACACCAATGTAGCGCACGGGCACGTTTAGCTGATCGGAAATGCCAATGACCACGCCGCCTTTGGCGGTGCCGTCGAGCTTGGTGATGGCCAGGGCCGTTACCTCGGTGGCTTTGGTAAATTCCTTGGCCTGCAGGAAGGCATTCTGGCCGGTGCTGCCATCCAGCACCAGCAGCACCTCGTGGGGCGCATCGGGAATCACCTTCTGCATCACGCGCTTGATTTTGCTCAGCTCGTTCATCAGGTTCACCTTGTTGTGCAGGCGGCCGGCGGTATCAATAATGACTACATCAGCCCCCATTTCCACGCCTTTCTGCACCGCGTCGTAGGCCACGGAGGCCGGGTCGGTGTTCATGCCGTGGGAAATAACGGGCACGCCCACCCGCTGGCCCCAGATGATGAGCTGGTCGACGGCGGCGGCGCGGAAGGTATCCGCAGCACCCAGCACCACTTTCTTGCCGGCCGAGTGGAAACGGTGCGCCAGCTTGCCGATGGTAGTGGTTTTGCCTACTCCATTCACGCCCACCACCATAATCACGAAGGGCTGGCCGGGGCTATCGGCGCGGTCCAGGATGGCGCGGGAGCCGGTGGCGCCGCTGTTGGCGTCCAGCAGCTCCACAATTTCCTCGCGCAGGATGCGGTCCAGCTCGGAGGTGCTCACGTACTTGTCGCGGGCCACGCGCTTCTCAATCCGGTCAATCACCTTCACGGTGGTGTCAATGCCCACATCGGCATGCACCAGCATGGTTTCCAGGTCATCCAGCACGGCTTCGTCCACGGTGGCTTTGCCCACCACGGCTTTGCTCAGCTGATCAAAGAAGTTGGTTTTAGTCTTCTGCAGGCCTTCATCGAGGGCCTGCTGCTGCTCCTTGCTTTCCTTGTCCTTCTTGAAAAAATCGAAGAGTCCCATACGGAGAGTAGCGCGAAGCTCCAGCTTCGCGCATCGTTGCTGACGATGGACGATGATGTTGGCACCGCCCGCCGGACGGGCCGTTCAACGACGCACGAAGCTGGAGCTTCGCGCTACTACAACGCAAAAAAGTCCCACGCTGGCGGGACTTCTTCACTTCGGTTAGGATGCCACAGGGGCGCCGGATTACTTAACGCCGGTAGCGAGGTAGTCCTGCACTTTATCTACGGGCACCATTTCCTCACGGAACGTATAGGCACCAGTTTTCTCCGATTTAACGGCACGAATCACTTTAGCCCAATCCTTACCGCCTGGGGTTTTCAGGGTTGCTACTACTTTCTTAGCCATGACTCAATTACTTGATTTCCTTGTGAACGGTCATCTTCTTGAGCACAGAGTTGAACTTCTTCAGCTCGATGCGCTCAGGAGTGTTTTTGCGGTTCTTGGTGGTAATGTAGCGCGAGGTGCCCGGCTGACCCGAGTTCTTGTGCTCGGTGCACTCGAGGATTACCTGCACCCGGTTTCCTTTTTTAGCCATCTCGACTTAGTTTTTGGATTAAGGACTGCAAAGGTACACGGCTTTTTGGAATTCTCAAACACCCAAGCGAACAATAAACCCAGGAATATCTTTTTGACTTTCATGCTGCTACGCCCCAGATGGGCCGGCCGGCCGCCACTTTATACCAGGCACAGGCGGAAAACGGCATCCAACGGATGCCATCTGCCGCCTCTACGCAGTGCCACCACGAAGCTTAGCGCAGCTCCATGTCGTGCAGTTTTATCACATATTCCTTCGTCGCCGCGTCGTAACCGATGGTGTACTTGGTGGGGTAATACAGGCCGGTTCTCTCTACCATTTCCGGGCGGGGCAAGGTGAAGGTTTCGGTTTTCTTTTCTTCGAGGTAAGCCTTTGTAATCATGGGCTCCAGGAAAATAACTTTTCCGTTGTAGGAACCATAGATAAAGGTTTGGGTG
The Hymenobacter sp. DG25B genome window above contains:
- the bshC gene encoding bacillithiol biosynthesis cysteine-adding enzyme BshC, with the protein product MSVTTLSYAATGAFSSLLTDYLARHEALEPFYHRFPQLDEFAAQIEEKRASYSPEARQRLVAALREQYATLPTVHPAVQANLELLARETTFTITTGHQLNLLTGPLYFIYKIVSAVKLARQLKEKYPQYDFVPVYWMATEDHDFAEINHINLFGKKYQWNAAETGGPVGRLPLAGLKEELLDQLPADVPAVFREAYEQSATLTEATRKLTHDLFGELGLVSVDGDMPALKQALVPVLEKEIREQASNRAVQAANAQLEAAGYKPQIYSRPLNLFFLTDTGKRERLEYDAAQDCAQMMVRNTGRCHTQEELLALVREHPEQFSPNVVLRPLYQEILLPNLCYIGGGAEVAYWFQLKGIFADNGVPFPILLLRNSAQYIGKANAGKLRKLGLTATDIFRPLPELKKQVGATLGQEEISLKDQQEQLAAAFQSIADLAQRLDPTLVRTVAAEQQKVSGIVTGLEKRLSKASEAKHETAYSQLAALKEKLMPNGHLQEREDNVLSILINNPGFIQQLLEAFDPLALEFTVIEEE
- the ftsY gene encoding signal recognition particle-docking protein FtsY, with the translated sequence MGLFDFFKKDKESKEQQQALDEGLQKTKTNFFDQLSKAVVGKATVDEAVLDDLETMLVHADVGIDTTVKVIDRIEKRVARDKYVSTSELDRILREEIVELLDANSGATGSRAILDRADSPGQPFVIMVVGVNGVGKTTTIGKLAHRFHSAGKKVVLGAADTFRAAAVDQLIIWGQRVGVPVISHGMNTDPASVAYDAVQKGVEMGADVVIIDTAGRLHNKVNLMNELSKIKRVMQKVIPDAPHEVLLVLDGSTGQNAFLQAKEFTKATEVTALAITKLDGTAKGGVVIGISDQLNVPVRYIGVGEKMTDLQLFDRHTFVNSLFKK
- a CDS encoding phytanoyl-CoA dioxygenase family protein; protein product: MKAQINQREVEYRIEGETGPQQAQVLLADAVDLTAGTAWAAQGYTVAPFLSADEQRQLQQGLEALVREALANAGRPVAPDFPVNQYHQIVGDDRDLHLAVINQTKEYRQEHLPVLAALLEARVSELCGRPVRALNPWDGERFFHLRIVRPNRADNNPLHRDVWLPDYRDCLNIYVPVTGSTPDSSLTLVPGSHWWPENRTERTRGGAVYNGVSFTVPAVTGAAEPLEIIRPNPGPEEVLLFSPYLLHGGAVNLNPDETRISLEMRFWAV
- a CDS encoding DUF4295 domain-containing protein, producing MAKKVVATLKTPGGKDWAKVIRAVKSEKTGAYTFREEMVPVDKVQDYLATGVK
- the rpmG gene encoding 50S ribosomal protein L33, giving the protein MAKKGNRVQVILECTEHKNSGQPGTSRYITTKNRKNTPERIELKKFNSVLKKMTVHKEIK
- the rimO gene encoding 30S ribosomal protein S12 methylthiotransferase RimO, with the translated sequence MKVRSQQANKVNVITLGCSKNVVDSEVLMGQLRANQFEVTHEAEKSDANIVIINTCGFIDNAKQESIDTILRYADEKEAGKLEKLYVTGCLSQRYKDDLEVEIPQVDAFFGTLELPQLLKTLEADYMHELVGERLLTTPKHYAYFKIAEGCNRPCSFCAIPLMRGKHMDRPIEDLVKEAKRLASMGTKELILIAQDLTYYGLQHYGERKLADLLRNLSDVNGIDWIRMQYAYPSQFPLDALDVMNERSNICKYLDMPLQHISDNMLKTMRRGISKRRTVELVDTIRQRVPGIALRTTLISGHPGETQQDFEDLYNFVEETRFDRLGIFTYSHEDNTHSYTLEDNVPADVKQDRADQIMELQQGISMELNEQKVGQTYKVLFDRKESGYFVGRTEFDSPEVDNEVLVPADKDTHVRLGDFATVKINEASDFDLYGELVR